GCCGCCCGCGCGAACGAGGCGAGGCGGGGCGGGCCGCTCATGGAGGAGGCGTTGCCGCTCGCCCGCGCCCTCGGCGACAGCGTGACCCTGGCCGAGGTGCTGTTCCTGCTGGGCCTGGGACGGTACGTGACGGGTGACTTCCTGGGGGCCTTCGGGCCGCTGGAGGAGGCCCTGACGCTGTTTACCAGGGTGGGGGACGTGGGAGGTGAGGCCGATACCCTGATGAACCTGGGGGGCGTCCTCGGCGGCCTGGGGGACCACGCCCAGGCCCTGGAGTCCCTTCTGCGGGCGCGCGACCGCTACGCCGCCCTGGGACACGCCATGCAGGAGGCGAAGACGGCCCAGCACATCGCCGTCGTCCATGCCAACCGGGGGGAGTTCGGGGCGGCCCTTCCGCTCCACGAGTTCGCCCTGGCCCGTCACCGCGAGGCGGGCCATGAGCGCGGAATGGGGTACGGGCTGTCGTATGTCGGTGCCACCCGCGTCGAACTCGCCGTGCGGGCCGGGGCCAGGGGCGACGCTGCGCGCGCGCGTGCCGAGCTGGAAGCGGCCCTCCCCCTGCTGGAGGAGGCCGTCGTGATCGGGACGCGGCTGGCGAATCTGCGTCAGGTCGCGTTCGCCGCCACCGCCGCCTCACAGGCCGAGTTCGAGTTGGGCCGGATGGAGGCCGCCGAGGGGTGGTTCTCGCGGGCCGTGGCGGCGGCGCGGGGCGGCGAGGACCGCGCCACCGAGGCCTACGCCCGGATGGAAGCCGCCCGGCAGCGGCGGGAGCGGGGGGACGTGGCGGGCGCTCTGGGAGAACTCACGGCGGCCCAGCTCCTTCTGGACGCGGCGGGTGCCCGTCACGAGACGGTCATGGTGCTGCGCGACCTCGTGGACCTGCACGAGCTGGCTGGCGATACCACGTCCGCGCTGGCGGCCCTGCGGCAGCTTCACACCCTCGAACTCGCCCTGCGTGACGAGTCGGCGGAGGCCCGCTGGCACCTCGCCCGCGCCCGCTACG
The sequence above is a segment of the Deinococcus sp. YIM 134068 genome. Coding sequences within it:
- a CDS encoding HD domain-containing phosphohydrolase, yielding MRELRRIDTSPSSIQTAEAERLTALLEEARAARANEARRGGPLMEEALPLARALGDSVTLAEVLFLLGLGRYVTGDFLGAFGPLEEALTLFTRVGDVGGEADTLMNLGGVLGGLGDHAQALESLLRARDRYAALGHAMQEAKTAQHIAVVHANRGEFGAALPLHEFALARHREAGHERGMGYGLSYVGATRVELAVRAGARGDAARARAELEAALPLLEEAVVIGTRLANLRQVAFAATAASQAEFELGRMEAAEGWFSRAVAAARGGEDRATEAYARMEAARQRRERGDVAGALGELTAAQLLLDAAGARHETVMVLRDLVDLHELAGDTTSALAALRQLHTLELALRDESAEARWHLARARYDVELHRLRSQELEELVQERTQQLEASHFALLERLAVVAEFRDAETADHTRRVGTLAALLAGHLGVPQEEVRMLRLAARLHDIGKIAVPDDILLKPGRLTPDEWTLIQTHTTVGAQMLGGRDSPLLAMAEEIAWTHHERWDGEGYPRGLGGEDIPLVGRLVAVADVYDALSSVRPYKAAWPLAEVVGEIERGVGTRFDPRVVGAFLDLIGTGRWPPGEGGS